The Natranaerovirga pectinivora genome includes a window with the following:
- the prfA gene encoding peptide chain release factor 1 has translation MFDKLEDIVNRYEDILQDINNPETVSNQEKWRKLMKEQSELTPIVEKYKIYKSTKQNIEDSLSILEEEDDEEMRELAKEELSESKSLVTKLEDELKVLLLPKDPNDDKNVFVEIRGGAGGDEAALFAAQLFRMYSRYAEINRWKVELVNLNENGIGGFKEVVFMIKGDKAYSKLKYESGVHRVQRIPVTESGGRIHTSTVTVAVLPEAEDVDVEINANDLRIDVFRSSGNGGQSVNTTDSAVRVTHIPTGLVVSCQDGKSQLKNKEKALQVLRARLFEMELEKQQSELAQNRKSQVGTGDRSEKIRTYNFPQGRVTDHRIKLTLHRLDAMLDGEIQEMVDSLITADQSEKLKNMQEA, from the coding sequence ATGTTTGACAAGTTAGAAGATATTGTTAATAGGTATGAAGATATATTACAGGATATAAATAATCCTGAAACAGTTAGTAATCAAGAAAAATGGCGTAAACTTATGAAAGAACAAAGTGAGTTAACACCAATAGTAGAAAAATACAAAATCTATAAAAGTACAAAACAAAACATAGAAGATAGTTTATCTATTCTTGAAGAAGAAGACGATGAAGAAATGAGAGAATTAGCTAAAGAAGAATTAAGTGAGAGTAAAAGCTTAGTGACAAAGTTAGAAGATGAGTTAAAAGTATTATTGTTGCCAAAAGATCCTAACGACGATAAAAATGTTTTTGTTGAAATTCGTGGCGGTGCTGGTGGTGATGAAGCGGCATTGTTTGCTGCTCAACTCTTTAGAATGTATTCAAGATATGCAGAAATAAACCGCTGGAAAGTTGAATTGGTTAACTTGAATGAAAACGGTATCGGCGGATTTAAAGAAGTTGTTTTTATGATCAAAGGTGACAAAGCATATTCTAAATTAAAATATGAAAGTGGTGTTCACCGTGTACAACGAATACCTGTAACGGAATCAGGAGGACGAATTCATACATCTACTGTTACAGTTGCAGTATTACCAGAAGCTGAAGATGTTGATGTTGAAATCAATGCCAATGATTTAAGAATTGATGTATTTCGTTCTTCAGGAAACGGTGGACAGAGTGTTAATACTACGGATTCTGCAGTAAGGGTAACTCATATACCCACAGGATTAGTAGTTTCATGTCAAGATGGTAAATCACAGTTAAAGAATAAAGAAAAAGCATTACAAGTATTAAGAGCTAGATTGTTTGAAATGGAACTTGAAAAACAACAAAGTGAATTGGCACAAAATAGAAAAAGTCAAGTAGGTACGGGAGATCGCTCTGAGAAAATTAGAACTTATAACTTCCCTCAAGGAAGAGTAACAGACCATAGAATAAAACTAACACTACATCGTTTAGATGCAATGTTAGATGGTGAAATTCAAGAAATGGTAGACAGTCTGATAACTGCAGATCAATCAGAGAAATTAAAAAATATGCAAGAAGCATAA
- a CDS encoding alpha/beta hydrolase, which produces MKDFFLKFIWVLFLPLSVLYMVAFVVAKKIICPPLLEYNFFLTEDIKEMEFDKNKKIMDFKPDTFFLSSTDGKPLRCRYYNFEKNKVIIMCHGWTANMCNYLKHIPLFYSLGYNVLLYDQRYHGESGGKCTTFGYHEKNDLGKIVRWVEENKKPQQVGLYGKSMGAATIIQYLAITDKISFAIVDCPYSDLCEQFTSVLKRACPYLPPRLMLLMGNIFFRLKGNFNVKSVSPIQDIKKIDIPMLFIHGANDCFVPPEMSKKLYEAKKDKKHLLIVSDAPHADSYNISPKLYENIVKEFLNSYDLV; this is translated from the coding sequence ATGAAAGATTTTTTCTTAAAATTCATTTGGGTCTTATTCTTACCATTATCTGTACTATATATGGTCGCTTTTGTTGTTGCTAAAAAAATAATATGCCCTCCTCTTCTGGAGTATAACTTTTTTTTAACAGAAGATATTAAAGAAATGGAATTTGATAAAAATAAAAAAATTATGGATTTTAAACCTGATACATTCTTTTTATCTTCTACTGACGGAAAACCGTTAAGATGTAGATATTATAATTTTGAAAAAAACAAAGTTATAATTATGTGTCATGGTTGGACTGCTAATATGTGCAATTATTTAAAACACATACCTTTATTTTATAGCCTAGGCTACAATGTTTTATTGTATGACCAAAGGTACCACGGTGAAAGCGGGGGTAAGTGTACAACATTTGGGTACCATGAGAAGAATGATCTTGGTAAAATTGTTAGGTGGGTAGAAGAAAATAAAAAACCTCAGCAAGTAGGTCTATATGGTAAATCCATGGGAGCTGCAACAATTATTCAATATTTAGCTATTACGGATAAAATATCTTTTGCTATCGTTGATTGTCCTTATTCTGATCTATGTGAACAATTTACAAGTGTCTTAAAAAGAGCTTGTCCCTACTTACCTCCTAGACTAATGCTCCTAATGGGCAATATCTTTTTTAGACTTAAAGGGAATTTCAATGTAAAAAGTGTAAGCCCCATACAGGATATTAAAAAGATTGATATTCCTATGTTATTCATCCATGGTGCAAATGATTGTTTTGTTCCTCCTGAAATGAGCAAAAAACTTTATGAAGCAAAGAAAGATAAAAAGCATTTACTCATTGTTTCAGATGCACCTCATGCTGATTCATATAATATTAGTCCTAAATTATATGAAAATATTGTTAAAGAATTTTTAAATTCTTATGATTTAGTATGA
- the rpmE gene encoding 50S ribosomal protein L31, with amino-acid sequence MKKEIQPTYHRANVACNCGNEFVTGSTNDSIHVEVCSKCHPFYTGTQKSLTTRGRIDKFNRKYGINNEE; translated from the coding sequence ATGAAAAAAGAGATACAACCAACTTATCATAGAGCAAATGTTGCTTGTAACTGTGGTAATGAATTCGTAACAGGTTCAACAAATGATAGCATTCATGTTGAAGTTTGTTCAAAATGTCACCCGTTTTATACTGGTACACAAAAATCATTAACTACAAGAGGACGTATTGATAAATTCAATCGTAAATATGGTATTAACAACGAAGAATAA
- a CDS encoding ZIP family metal transporter, whose protein sequence is MAIIALVIGLFSGLIGLTIGVISAYSVSNRGSRFEGILTGFTGGLMLSIIYIDILPEAFSKSGLWVTFSGIVLGMLLFLLVEAVVHKKLVNKKMGSVEKGYKKTAYMIAIALAFHNIPEGIAVGSLISDSVIKGLKFGIVITMHNIPEGFIIAMPFKKSGVTLPKIMILSVVISLFMGIGGYFGFLFSSSSDVFMAMSLGIAGGIMLYVTCGEILMKSSEKWKGRSVVVSVILGVLVGILISY, encoded by the coding sequence TTGGCTATTATTGCTCTTGTTATAGGTCTTTTTTCAGGGTTAATAGGCCTTACTATTGGTGTTATTTCAGCATATTCTGTTTCAAATAGAGGCAGTAGGTTTGAGGGGATATTAACTGGTTTTACAGGTGGGCTTATGTTATCTATTATATACATAGATATTTTACCAGAAGCATTTAGTAAATCAGGTTTATGGGTTACTTTTTCAGGTATAGTATTAGGAATGTTATTGTTTTTACTAGTTGAAGCGGTGGTACATAAAAAATTAGTAAACAAAAAGATGGGGTCAGTAGAAAAAGGTTATAAAAAAACGGCATATATGATAGCTATAGCACTAGCTTTCCATAATATACCAGAAGGTATAGCCGTTGGTTCACTAATAAGTGATTCAGTAATTAAAGGATTAAAATTTGGGATTGTTATAACAATGCATAATATACCAGAAGGGTTTATTATTGCAATGCCCTTTAAAAAATCAGGGGTTACATTACCTAAAATTATGATTTTATCAGTTGTCATTAGTTTGTTTATGGGAATTGGAGGTTATTTCGGATTTTTATTTAGTAGCTCATCTGATGTCTTTATGGCAATGTCTTTAGGGATTGCAGGTGGTATTATGCTCTATGTAACTTGTGGGGAAATATTAATGAAATCCTCTGAAAAGTGGAAAGGTAGATCTGTTGTAGTGTCTGTTATTTTAGGTGTGTTGGTAGGAATACTTATATCATATTAA
- the prmC gene encoding peptide chain release factor N(5)-glutamine methyltransferase: MEKTLQQIYYSGIQLLQNANIDNANYEARLLLEDTLDIDKTQILVYPNTEVSEEDYINYLNKINRRVNKEPIAYIIGYQEFMGLNFKVNPYVLIPRQDTETLIETVLEVCKTKVNPALLDICTGSGCIAISLGVFMKLNTIKGIDISEEALGIAKENAKYHNVKVEFLQSDLLQKLDMDEKFDIIVSNPPYIPTKDINDLMEDVKNFEPELALDGKEDGLYFYRIIAEESRNYLKDKGFLFFEIGYDQGKDVLGILENKGYKNIKVIKDLAGLDRVVYGEIAL; this comes from the coding sequence ATGGAGAAAACCCTTCAACAAATATATTATAGTGGAATACAACTGTTACAGAATGCGAATATTGATAATGCTAATTATGAAGCAAGACTATTATTAGAAGATACTCTAGATATTGACAAGACTCAAATACTAGTATATCCGAATACAGAAGTAAGTGAAGAAGATTATATAAACTATTTAAATAAAATAAATAGAAGAGTAAATAAAGAACCTATAGCTTATATTATTGGGTATCAAGAATTTATGGGATTGAATTTTAAAGTAAATCCTTATGTATTAATTCCAAGGCAAGATACAGAAACATTAATAGAAACGGTTTTAGAAGTATGTAAAACCAAGGTAAATCCGGCATTGTTAGATATATGCACTGGGTCAGGATGTATAGCAATAAGTCTTGGGGTTTTTATGAAATTAAATACTATAAAAGGAATAGATATATCTGAAGAAGCTTTAGGTATAGCAAAGGAAAATGCAAAATATCATAATGTAAAAGTAGAATTCTTACAAAGTGATTTACTGCAAAAGTTAGATATGGATGAAAAATTTGATATCATTGTTTCAAATCCTCCATATATTCCTACCAAGGATATTAATGATTTAATGGAAGACGTAAAGAATTTTGAGCCTGAATTGGCTTTAGATGGTAAAGAAGATGGTTTGTATTTTTATAGAATAATAGCAGAAGAATCGAGAAACTACCTTAAGGATAAGGGCTTTTTATTTTTTGAAATAGGTTATGATCAAGGCAAGGATGTATTAGGAATCTTAGAAAATAAAGGTTATAAAAATATAAAGGTTATTAAAGATTTAGCTGGTTTGGACAGAGTTGTTTATGGAGAAATAGCGTTATAG
- a CDS encoding class II fructose-1,6-bisphosphate aldolase: MLVSGKEILDHAHKLGYAVGAFNTNNLETTQAIIQAAEEEKSPVIIQSSQTAITYAGIDELYQMVKGIAGRASVPVCLHLDHGTDWAAVMQCLRTGWTSVMFDGSKYDLAKNIEITKSVVEIARPMGVSVEAELGKIGGVEDHINVSEKDATMTDPDEAVEFVEKTGVDYLAIAIGTAHGMYKGDPNLDFDRLETIKKLLNMPIVLHGASGISEEDIKKAVSLGVNKINIDTELRLAFQQAVHKVVRETPDVYDPRKILGPATLAIKEVVKGKIKMFGSSGRA; this comes from the coding sequence GTGTTAGTTTCAGGAAAAGAAATTTTAGATCATGCTCATAAATTAGGTTATGCAGTGGGTGCATTTAATACAAATAATTTAGAAACCACACAAGCAATTATTCAAGCAGCTGAAGAAGAAAAATCACCAGTTATTATTCAATCAAGTCAAACTGCTATAACATATGCAGGTATTGATGAATTGTACCAAATGGTAAAAGGTATAGCGGGTAGAGCATCAGTACCAGTTTGCTTGCATTTAGACCATGGTACGGACTGGGCAGCTGTAATGCAATGTTTAAGAACAGGTTGGACTTCAGTAATGTTTGACGGTTCAAAATACGATTTAGCTAAAAATATCGAAATAACTAAAAGTGTAGTTGAAATAGCTCGTCCAATGGGTGTTTCAGTAGAGGCTGAATTAGGAAAAATCGGTGGTGTTGAAGACCATATTAATGTAAGTGAAAAAGATGCCACAATGACAGACCCTGATGAAGCTGTAGAATTTGTTGAAAAAACAGGAGTAGATTACTTAGCAATAGCAATTGGAACAGCTCATGGTATGTATAAGGGTGATCCTAATTTAGATTTTGACAGATTAGAGACAATTAAAAAGTTATTGAATATGCCTATTGTTTTACACGGTGCATCTGGCATATCAGAAGAAGATATTAAAAAAGCCGTATCACTAGGTGTTAATAAAATTAATATTGATACAGAGTTAAGATTAGCTTTCCAACAAGCAGTTCATAAAGTAGTGAGAGAAACCCCAGATGTTTATGATCCAAGAAAAATCCTTGGACCAGCAACATTAGCAATTAAAGAAGTAGTTAAAGGTAAAATAAAAATGTTTGGAAGCAGCGGACGTGCATAA
- the rho gene encoding transcription termination factor Rho — protein sequence MNNGLDEMTLSELRELGKSLNIKSITTYKKNELIEKINDIKNTENQKATTNNENEEKKTEQVTVDLNSKEDKEDREQGKEPTNTGNSKSNDLPRDIEQLDSGQLAQGVLEVLPDGYGFIRSANFLPGDNDVYVSPSQIRRFSLKTGDLVRGNIRIKKDTEKFSALLYVQAVNGEDPREATRRPNFEDLTPIFPNQRIHLETSQKEFSTRLTDIIAPIGKGQRGMIVAPPKAGKTTLLKQIANAITANHKETNLIVLLIDERPEEVTDIRRSIIGKNVDVIHSTFDELPDHHRRVSEMVLERAKRLVEHKKDVIILLDSITRLARAYNLSIPPSGRTLSGGLDPAALHMPKKFFGAARNIEEGGSLTILATALVETGSKMDEVIFEEFKGTGNMELVLDRKLSEKRIFPAIDIIKSGTRREDLLLTKEETEAMYIIRRSLGNVKSEEGIESLLSIFVKCRNNEEFVSTVKKIKF from the coding sequence ATGAATAACGGGTTAGATGAAATGACTTTATCTGAGTTAAGAGAATTAGGTAAGTCATTGAATATAAAAAGTATAACTACGTACAAAAAAAATGAGTTAATAGAGAAAATAAACGATATAAAGAATACTGAGAATCAAAAAGCAACAACAAACAATGAAAATGAAGAGAAAAAAACAGAACAAGTTACAGTAGATTTAAATTCTAAAGAGGATAAAGAAGATAGGGAACAAGGAAAAGAGCCAACGAACACAGGGAATAGTAAAAGCAATGATTTGCCACGAGATATAGAGCAATTAGATAGCGGACAACTTGCACAAGGTGTATTAGAAGTACTGCCAGATGGCTATGGGTTTATTCGCTCTGCTAATTTTTTACCAGGAGATAATGATGTTTATGTATCACCTTCGCAGATTAGGCGATTTAGTTTAAAAACTGGAGATTTAGTGAGAGGAAATATTCGTATAAAAAAGGATACTGAAAAATTCAGTGCCCTATTATATGTTCAAGCAGTTAATGGAGAAGATCCAAGAGAAGCCACTAGAAGACCTAATTTTGAAGATTTAACACCTATTTTCCCAAATCAAAGAATACACCTAGAAACAAGTCAAAAAGAGTTTTCTACAAGATTAACAGATATTATTGCGCCTATTGGTAAAGGTCAAAGGGGGATGATTGTTGCACCTCCTAAAGCAGGAAAAACAACTTTATTAAAACAAATTGCCAATGCTATAACTGCTAATCATAAAGAAACCAATCTTATTGTACTTCTTATAGATGAGAGACCTGAAGAGGTAACAGATATTAGAAGGTCCATTATTGGTAAAAATGTAGATGTTATTCACTCTACTTTTGACGAATTACCAGATCATCATAGACGTGTTTCAGAAATGGTTCTTGAAAGAGCAAAAAGATTGGTTGAGCATAAAAAAGATGTGATTATTTTACTTGATAGTATTACAAGACTTGCCAGGGCATACAATCTTTCTATCCCACCAAGTGGTCGTACTCTATCAGGTGGCTTAGATCCAGCAGCTCTACATATGCCTAAAAAATTCTTTGGAGCAGCAAGGAATATTGAAGAAGGTGGCAGTTTAACAATACTTGCTACTGCCCTTGTGGAAACAGGAAGTAAGATGGATGAGGTCATTTTTGAAGAATTTAAAGGTACAGGTAATATGGAGCTTGTATTAGATAGAAAGCTTTCGGAAAAGCGCATTTTCCCAGCGATAGATATTATAAAATCTGGCACAAGAAGAGAAGATTTGCTTCTTACTAAAGAGGAAACGGAAGCTATGTATATTATAAGAAGATCATTAGGAAATGTGAAATCAGAAGAAGGTATAGAATCTTTACTAAGTATTTTTGTGAAATGTAGAAACAATGAAGAATTTGTCTCAACTGTAAAAAAAATAAAATTTTAA
- a CDS encoding DUF1385 domain-containing protein, with protein MKRVNIGGQAVIEGVMMKCEDKYTIAVRKSDKDIVINNQEYKSASKKYKVLKMPILRGILAFVESMIIGVKTLTYSAEFFDVEEDDNEKLKESKIDHFINKVLGDKAQDVLVGISVVFATFISIGLFMVAPLLITRLIREFAPIHAIQNLVEGIVRIGIFLSYILLISKMKDIQRVFQYHGAEHKTINCLEHDESLTIENVKKHSRLHKRCGTSFLFIVMFVSILVFMFIRIDVFWVRLLSRIVLVPIIAGISYEIIRFAGKSESKLVDIISYPGMCIQRLTTKEPDDEQIEVAIVAVKGVLNNGENPSTNIL; from the coding sequence ATGAAAAGAGTAAATATTGGAGGCCAAGCTGTTATTGAGGGTGTAATGATGAAATGTGAAGATAAGTACACCATAGCAGTTAGAAAGTCAGATAAAGATATAGTTATAAACAATCAAGAATACAAAAGTGCATCTAAAAAATACAAAGTATTAAAGATGCCTATTTTAAGAGGGATATTGGCTTTTGTAGAGTCAATGATTATTGGAGTGAAAACCCTCACTTATTCGGCAGAGTTTTTTGATGTAGAAGAAGATGATAATGAGAAATTGAAAGAGTCTAAAATCGATCATTTTATAAATAAAGTTTTAGGGGATAAGGCACAAGATGTATTAGTAGGCATATCCGTTGTGTTTGCAACATTTATTAGCATTGGTTTGTTTATGGTTGCGCCCCTTTTAATAACTAGATTAATAAGAGAATTTGCACCAATACATGCTATTCAAAACTTAGTTGAAGGTATAGTAAGAATCGGGATATTTTTATCCTATATCCTACTCATATCTAAAATGAAAGATATCCAGCGAGTATTTCAATACCATGGTGCAGAGCATAAAACCATAAATTGTCTAGAACATGATGAAAGCTTAACAATAGAAAATGTTAAGAAACACTCTAGGCTTCATAAGAGATGTGGAACAAGCTTCTTGTTTATTGTAATGTTTGTAAGTATTCTAGTATTTATGTTTATTAGAATTGATGTATTTTGGGTAAGGTTATTATCACGTATTGTTTTAGTTCCCATTATCGCTGGAATTTCCTATGAAATCATTAGATTTGCAGGAAAATCAGAATCAAAATTAGTGGATATAATCAGCTATCCAGGTATGTGTATTCAGAGATTGACGACTAAAGAACCAGACGATGAACAAATTGAAGTAGCCATTGTTGCAGTGAAAGGTGTTTTGAATAATGGAGAAAACCCTTCAACAAATATATTATAG